One Klebsiella electrica genomic window, GTCACTAAAGGACTGTGGACGCAGTTCGGCTCTGAGCGGGTGATCGACACCCCCATTACAGAGTCGGCAATCATCGGTATGGCTGCCGGCGCCGCAGCAACCGGTCTGCGGCCAGTAGCGGAATTGATGTTCATGGATTTTTTTGGTGTGAGCCACGATGCGCTGTACAACCAGGCGGCTAAGTTCCGCTACATGTTTGGTGGCAAAGCCCGGGCACCACTGGTGATGCGAGGTATGATCGGCGCGGGTTTTTCTGCCGCAGCCCAGCATTCACAGTCACCCTATAATATCTTTGCGACCACGCCAGGACTGAAGGTGGTGGTGCCATCGACACCTTATGACGTCAAGGGGCTGTTAATCCAGTCAATTCGCGACGACGACCCCGTGGTATTCTGCGAGCATAAAATGCTTTACGACCTCAAGGGCGAAGTACCGGACGAGAGCTATACCATCCCGCTAGGTGTAGCCAACTATACTCGCGAAGGAGAGGACGTCACCATCATTGCCTTGTCGGCAATGGTACATAAAGCAAACCAGGTTGCGGACAAACTGGCCAAGGAGGGGATCTCGGTCGAGGTGGTCGACCCACGTACTATTTCGCCACTGGACGAAGAAGGTATTCTGGAATCGGTGGCTTCTACGGGGCGTGTAGTGATTGTCGACGAGTCAGCAGCACGCTTCGGTTTCGCTCATGATGTCGCGGCACTGATTGCTTCCCAGGCATTCCATTTCCTCAAAGCGCCCGTTCTGCTGGTGACGCCACCACACACTCCGGTCCCGTTCTCCCCTGCTCTCGAAAAACTCTGGGTCCCTGGCGTTGAACGTATCGAAGCAGCCGTCCGTCAAGTGCTGGAGGATTAATCTATGAGCGAAATCAAGACGCTTGAAATGCCCAAATGGGGGCTTTCAATGGAGGAAGGTTTGCTCGCCCGGTGGGCAATCCAGGAGGGTGACAGCTTCACCAAAGGGCAGGAAATCTGTGAGATTGAAACCAGTAAAATCGTCAATGTGCTGGAAGCCCCCTTTGCCGGTACATTACGTCGGATAATCGCCCGACAGGGGGATACTCTCCAGGTAGGAGCCGTGCTGGCACTGGTCGCTGACGCTTCGGTCAGCGATGCTGAACTGGACGAATTTGCGGCCAGTCTGGCTACGGAGAAAACAGCAGCCTCTGACACGAAGGCTACCGAGCCGGACGTCACTGCGCAGGCAGGCGCTAAGCCGCCTGCCGTTGTCTCGCTCCCCTCCAACAACCCCGTGGCGCCCGTTGGGCAGACCGAAGTCCCCGTCAGTCTGCAAGGCGTGACCGATGTGACTCAGGTCAATGCCACTCCCCATGCGTTACGTCTGTCTGCTCGCTGGGGTGTCGACCTGAAAAAGGTCCGCGGTAGCGGGCGTGGCGATCGTATCTCTGTGTCTGACGTGGAAAGCGCGATCGTTGCCGCCGGTGGCCGCATCGTCTCTTCAACGCCCCCCGTTCGTCGCAGCAAAGCCCCCCGCTCGCATGCCGATGATAGCCAGGTATCGGCCACCCCGCTGGCGCGCCGTCTGGCTGGCAAAATGGGTATCAACTTACATGACTGCCGAAGCAGCGGTTCACGTGGCCGGGTGAGTCGTGATGATGTGCTGGCCACGGCGTTGTTACTCGACGAACACTCGCAGACCCGTCCTGTGCAGGAGAGTATCCCGGCAACCTTTGAGAACATCCCCATGTCCGGTATGCGGCGGGCTATCGCTGCTCGCCTGCAAACGTCCAAGCA contains:
- a CDS encoding alpha-ketoacid dehydrogenase subunit beta; amino-acid sequence: MTIKTYREAVKEALAQEMERDERVVLIGEDLRGGHGGNAPEDAKIEAFGGVLGVTKGLWTQFGSERVIDTPITESAIIGMAAGAAATGLRPVAELMFMDFFGVSHDALYNQAAKFRYMFGGKARAPLVMRGMIGAGFSAAAQHSQSPYNIFATTPGLKVVVPSTPYDVKGLLIQSIRDDDPVVFCEHKMLYDLKGEVPDESYTIPLGVANYTREGEDVTIIALSAMVHKANQVADKLAKEGISVEVVDPRTISPLDEEGILESVASTGRVVIVDESAARFGFAHDVAALIASQAFHFLKAPVLLVTPPHTPVPFSPALEKLWVPGVERIEAAVRQVLED
- a CDS encoding 2-oxo acid dehydrogenase subunit E2 translates to MSEIKTLEMPKWGLSMEEGLLARWAIQEGDSFTKGQEICEIETSKIVNVLEAPFAGTLRRIIARQGDTLQVGAVLALVADASVSDAELDEFAASLATEKTAASDTKATEPDVTAQAGAKPPAVVSLPSNNPVAPVGQTEVPVSLQGVTDVTQVNATPHALRLSARWGVDLKKVRGSGRGDRISVSDVESAIVAAGGRIVSSTPPVRRSKAPRSHADDSQVSATPLARRLAGKMGINLHDCRSSGSRGRVSRDDVLATALLLDEHSQTRPVQESIPATFENIPMSGMRRAIAARLQTSKQQSPHFRLSVDLDLERLLALRQEINSEVPGVKISVNDLLVKACALALVAVPDVNVQFDEATQSIRRFADADISVAVALPGGLITPIVRSANRRSVSDISNEIHSLVTKAKAGTLKPEEFQGGTFSLSNLGMLGVRQFDAIINPPQSAILAIGAGEVRAVVRDGQIVARHQLTVSLSCDHRIIDGAQGAAFLRELKRLIETPTLMFIQETSYAR